One Halorientalis litorea DNA segment encodes these proteins:
- a CDS encoding alpha/beta fold hydrolase produces MTDRLTDVALTHDHVTVDGTRLHTVTAGDPAGPLVVCLHGFPEFWYSWRAQIPGLVAAGYRVVAPDLRGYNRSEKPPGVGSYTLDELVGDVTGLIRHYGESAHLVGHDWGGTLAWTTAAEHPELLDSLTVMNAPHPAALAERFDLAQLRRSWYALAFQLPWLPERLLTLGRGRAVGSMFRESAATPAAFTDEDIHRYREAFCRPGAARAAVNYYRAYARETAGAILPGTAAAPPADTESQVPTLLLWGEQDPALGVGLSEGLERWVADLRVERFPEASHWVHHDAPERVGDRLLEFLDGHGADEDAGPNL; encoded by the coding sequence GTGACCGACCGACTCACCGACGTGGCACTGACACACGACCACGTCACCGTCGACGGCACGCGCCTCCACACCGTGACGGCGGGCGACCCGGCGGGACCGCTCGTCGTCTGTCTCCACGGGTTCCCCGAGTTCTGGTATTCGTGGCGCGCCCAGATACCCGGGCTGGTGGCGGCCGGGTACCGCGTCGTCGCGCCCGACCTCAGGGGGTACAACCGCTCGGAGAAACCGCCCGGCGTCGGCAGTTACACCCTCGACGAACTCGTCGGCGACGTGACGGGACTGATACGCCACTACGGGGAGTCAGCCCACCTCGTCGGCCACGACTGGGGCGGGACACTCGCGTGGACGACGGCCGCGGAGCATCCCGAGTTGCTCGACAGCCTCACCGTGATGAACGCACCACACCCCGCGGCACTGGCCGAGCGGTTCGACCTCGCGCAACTGCGTCGGTCGTGGTACGCGCTCGCGTTTCAACTCCCGTGGCTCCCCGAGCGGCTGCTGACGCTGGGCCGGGGCCGTGCGGTCGGGTCGATGTTCCGCGAAAGCGCGGCGACCCCAGCGGCGTTCACCGACGAGGACATCCACCGCTACCGCGAGGCGTTCTGCCGTCCGGGGGCGGCCCGCGCCGCCGTCAACTACTACCGGGCGTACGCCCGCGAGACGGCGGGCGCGATACTGCCCGGCACCGCCGCCGCACCGCCCGCCGACACCGAGAGTCAGGTGCCGACGCTGTTGCTGTGGGGCGAGCAGGACCCGGCACTCGGCGTCGGCCTCTCGGAAGGGTTGGAGCGGTGGGTCGCCGACCTCCGGGTCGAGCGGTTCCCGGAAGCCAGCCACTGGGTTCACCACGACGCGCCCGAGCGAGTGGGCGACCGGCTACTCGAATTTCTCGACGGCCACGGTGCCGACGAGGACGCAGGCCCGAATCTCTAG
- a CDS encoding ubiquitin-like small modifier protein 1, translated as MHLELRFFATFRAVVGQKELDREFPDDATVADVLAALESDYRDLERQLLDEEGEIRPQLSVLKNGREVVHMQGAETPLSDGDSLSIFPPVAGGAEGVDR; from the coding sequence ATGCACCTCGAACTGCGCTTTTTCGCCACCTTCCGGGCCGTCGTCGGGCAGAAGGAACTCGACCGGGAGTTCCCCGACGACGCGACGGTGGCCGATGTCCTCGCCGCCCTCGAATCCGACTACCGGGACCTCGAACGGCAACTCCTCGACGAGGAGGGCGAGATTCGGCCACAACTGTCCGTCCTCAAGAACGGCCGGGAAGTCGTCCACATGCAGGGGGCCGAGACGCCCCTCTCGGACGGCGACTCCCTCTCTATTTTCCCCCCGGTTGCCGGCGGCGCGGAGGGGGTCGACCGATGA
- a CDS encoding PH domain-containing protein, with the protein MDEPSRVEFDWLTLDDAERVLWSGQPHVYSIVPALVVGIPLSLLLVGIPIVVGSYLNRENTHYVLTTDALYQKRGIFSRSVRKIAFEKIQNTSYSQGALGKHFGYGNVDISTAGGSGVEMQFGSVPDPKGVQERINRRIRQARGPRDEHENEESSAEVLDEILAELRAIRTALDAEGGTVTERQGNSSQSERREQTGRRARGDRADGSGE; encoded by the coding sequence ATGGACGAGCCCTCCCGAGTCGAGTTCGACTGGCTGACGCTCGACGACGCCGAGCGTGTCCTGTGGTCGGGTCAGCCGCACGTCTACAGTATCGTCCCCGCGCTGGTCGTCGGCATTCCCCTCTCGCTGCTACTCGTCGGCATCCCGATAGTCGTCGGCTCCTACCTCAACCGGGAGAACACGCACTACGTGCTGACGACCGATGCCCTCTACCAGAAACGGGGTATCTTCTCGCGGAGCGTCCGCAAGATAGCGTTCGAGAAGATACAGAACACCTCGTACAGTCAGGGCGCGCTCGGCAAGCACTTCGGCTACGGAAACGTCGATATCTCGACGGCTGGCGGGTCCGGCGTCGAGATGCAGTTCGGCTCCGTGCCCGACCCCAAAGGCGTACAGGAACGCATCAACCGGCGAATTCGACAGGCCCGCGGGCCGAGAGACGAACACGAAAACGAAGAGTCGTCGGCGGAGGTACTCGACGAGATTCTCGCGGAGTTACGGGCCATCCGGACGGCACTCGATGCCGAAGGCGGAACCGTCACAGAGCGGCAGGGGAACAGTTCGCAGTCAGAACGCCGCGAGCAGACCGGTCGGCGAGCGCGGGGTGACAGAGCCGATGGGAGCGGCGAGTGA
- a CDS encoding PH domain-containing protein, with protein sequence MGAASDDGVPWLTAGPGEAVRWCGGPRIQTALPGAVIGVVVAAASVLVPEVPSLLGVAGVVPAAGVYLWVRNVEYVVTTDKLYRKQGVLGRRVTAVGYETVQNASYSQGILGTAFGYGTVTFDTAGGNGTELAFSNVTDPRAVEQLVSELLGEEESPADAAVPGSIEQWQAIREEVQRLRRTVEQRTDADRER encoded by the coding sequence ATGGGAGCGGCGAGTGACGACGGCGTGCCGTGGCTGACTGCCGGCCCCGGCGAGGCGGTTCGCTGGTGCGGTGGGCCGCGTATCCAGACAGCACTCCCGGGAGCCGTTATCGGCGTCGTCGTCGCCGCCGCCTCGGTGCTGGTCCCCGAGGTTCCGTCCCTGCTGGGGGTGGCCGGCGTCGTCCCCGCTGCCGGTGTGTATCTCTGGGTCCGGAACGTCGAGTACGTCGTGACGACGGACAAACTCTACCGGAAACAGGGTGTCCTCGGCCGGCGCGTGACTGCCGTGGGCTACGAGACAGTCCAGAACGCGTCCTACTCACAGGGCATCCTCGGGACGGCCTTCGGCTACGGGACCGTCACCTTCGACACCGCCGGCGGGAACGGTACCGAACTCGCTTTCAGCAACGTGACCGACCCGCGAGCAGTCGAGCAACTCGTCTCGGAGTTGCTCGGAGAGGAGGAGTCCCCTGCAGACGCGGCGGTTCCGGGGTCCATCGAGCAGTGGCAGGCCATCCGCGAGGAAGTGCAACGGCTCCGACGGACGGTCGAACAGCGAACCGACGCCGACCGCGAGCGGTAG
- the arcS gene encoding archaeosine synthase subunit alpha: MTDYFEVHERDGAARMGELRLADPVPTPALVADADGDGGDAEATHAAAVIRDAGSRWPTDREVPDGDESVLTVLPHRGLPAGTPDEVEAAFATDYTDVDYPSAAVVSPSTASDCGADGYVLSGAGGYVGHAAAFVDAIVTTRDAVPADSALYLSGVATPANVATLVYAGVDLVDADRAVVCGTQGRYLTTDGHQFLEDLDELPCACPACQTPREAFDREDCVAHNVNALAAELKRVRRRIRDGRLRDYVEGQARHDQWLTATMRRLDQQYSYLEQRVPVLRRAEMTAATDDSLRRVEIQRFAERVTTRYRNRFDAPLVLVPCSASKPYSESQSHGQFHDAIQWRGHVVSMTSPIGVVPQELECTYPAQHYDSVVTGEWTATETEFVADVLEAYLRRADYPRIVAHVPDEGYREIVERATDSLAYDPEFTVPDHPTTDESLANLENALDGEETYRKREREHNTVRAIADYQFGSPEYPGAGDDLFPDLQTEAFYPKLRVADADGEQLAAMVPQYGVLSLTLAGARQWVESPVPTKRVEIDDFVPHGSVLAPGVVDASDDIRPGDEVVVEGPSAFAVGRAEMSGPEMAESTRGVASEVRHVAER; this comes from the coding sequence ATGACCGACTACTTCGAGGTCCACGAGCGCGACGGGGCCGCCCGGATGGGGGAGTTGCGCCTCGCGGACCCGGTGCCGACGCCCGCGCTCGTCGCCGACGCCGACGGTGACGGCGGCGACGCCGAAGCAACACACGCCGCGGCCGTCATCCGTGACGCCGGGAGTCGCTGGCCCACCGACCGCGAGGTGCCCGACGGCGACGAGTCCGTGCTGACCGTCCTGCCCCACCGGGGACTTCCCGCGGGGACGCCGGACGAGGTGGAAGCCGCGTTCGCCACCGACTACACCGACGTGGACTACCCGAGTGCGGCCGTCGTCTCGCCGTCCACCGCGAGCGACTGCGGTGCGGACGGCTACGTCCTCTCGGGTGCGGGCGGCTACGTCGGCCACGCGGCGGCGTTCGTCGACGCTATCGTGACCACGCGCGACGCCGTCCCGGCGGACAGCGCGCTCTACCTCTCGGGCGTCGCCACGCCGGCCAACGTCGCCACGCTCGTCTACGCGGGCGTGGACCTCGTGGACGCCGACCGTGCCGTCGTCTGCGGGACGCAGGGCCGCTACCTGACGACCGACGGCCACCAGTTCCTCGAAGACTTGGACGAACTCCCCTGTGCCTGTCCCGCGTGTCAGACGCCCCGCGAGGCGTTCGACCGCGAGGACTGCGTGGCACACAACGTCAACGCGCTGGCGGCGGAACTGAAGCGCGTCCGTCGCCGGATTCGGGACGGTCGCCTGCGCGATTACGTCGAGGGGCAGGCCCGCCACGACCAGTGGCTGACGGCGACGATGCGCCGCCTCGACCAGCAGTACAGTTACCTCGAACAGCGGGTACCAGTCCTGCGCCGGGCCGAGATGACCGCCGCCACCGACGACAGCCTCCGGCGGGTCGAGATTCAGCGGTTCGCCGAGCGCGTGACCACGCGCTACCGCAACCGGTTCGACGCGCCGCTGGTGTTGGTCCCCTGCTCGGCCTCGAAACCCTACAGCGAGTCACAGAGTCACGGCCAGTTCCACGACGCCATCCAGTGGCGGGGCCACGTCGTCTCGATGACCTCCCCCATCGGCGTCGTCCCCCAAGAGTTGGAGTGTACCTATCCCGCCCAACACTACGACTCGGTGGTCACTGGTGAGTGGACGGCGACCGAAACCGAGTTCGTCGCCGACGTACTCGAAGCGTACCTCCGCCGGGCCGACTACCCCCGAATCGTGGCACACGTCCCCGACGAGGGCTACCGCGAAATCGTCGAGCGTGCCACCGACTCGCTGGCGTACGACCCCGAGTTCACGGTCCCGGACCACCCGACGACCGACGAGTCGCTGGCGAACCTCGAAAATGCCCTCGACGGCGAAGAGACGTATCGGAAGCGGGAGCGCGAACACAACACCGTCCGTGCCATCGCGGACTACCAGTTCGGAAGCCCCGAATACCCCGGCGCGGGCGACGACCTGTTCCCGGACCTCCAGACGGAGGCGTTCTACCCGAAACTCCGGGTGGCCGACGCCGACGGCGAGCAGTTGGCGGCGATGGTCCCTCAGTACGGCGTCCTCTCGCTGACGCTCGCGGGTGCCCGCCAGTGGGTCGAGAGTCCGGTGCCGACGAAACGCGTCGAGATAGACGACTTCGTCCCTCACGGGAGCGTCCTCGCGCCCGGCGTTGTCGACGCCAGCGACGACATCCGCCCGGGCGACGAGGTAGTCGTCGAGGGGCCGTCCGCGTTCGCCGTCGGCCGGGCGGAGATGAGCGGCCCGGAGATGGCCGAATCTACCCGTGGTGTCGCCAGTGAAGTCCGCCACGTCGCGGAGCGGTAA
- the tgtA gene encoding tRNA guanosine(15) transglycosylase TgtA translates to MPDCFEVRDYDAAGRLGELTVPRADVTVETPALLPVVNPHVRTVEPARLEAEFGAEILITNGYSLYGSDPFRERALEEGLHDLYDFSGAIMTDSGSFQLAEYGDIDVGTREILEFQRDIGSDIGTPVDIPTPPDADREQAAAELDRTQERLELAETVDTGEMLVNAPVQGGAFPDLRESAAERAYGTDLDVFPVGAVVPLLNNYRYADIVDVVTAAKRGLGADAPVHLFGAGHPMMFALAVAMGCDLFDSAAYALYARDDRYLTVRGTEHLEDLDYLPCSCPVCATTTPSELEAEPADERERLLAEHNLHVTYEEMRTIKQAIRRGNLLELVETRARGHPAMLDGYRALTGHAAQLERTDPASKDAFFYLSSESAARPEVLRHHDRLSRLDATGDILLSEGDTNEAYDETWRLRPPFGPYPRELSEVYPLNAELPDRLDGPAYEAAAAGVRRLVEANPDATFTVAHWDWPEQALAALPGSVDTHQLGVDDTDWHGGTE, encoded by the coding sequence ATGCCCGACTGTTTCGAGGTGCGGGACTACGACGCCGCCGGCCGACTCGGCGAGTTGACGGTTCCGCGGGCCGACGTGACCGTCGAGACGCCCGCGCTCCTGCCGGTGGTCAACCCACACGTTCGGACAGTCGAACCCGCCCGCCTCGAAGCCGAGTTCGGGGCGGAGATTCTCATCACCAACGGCTACTCGCTGTACGGGTCCGACCCGTTCCGCGAGCGCGCACTCGAGGAGGGACTGCACGACCTCTACGACTTCTCGGGTGCCATCATGACCGATTCCGGGTCGTTCCAACTCGCCGAGTACGGCGACATCGACGTGGGCACCCGCGAGATTCTCGAGTTCCAGCGGGACATCGGGTCGGACATCGGGACGCCAGTGGACATCCCGACGCCGCCCGACGCCGACCGCGAGCAGGCGGCGGCGGAACTCGACCGGACCCAAGAGCGACTCGAACTCGCCGAGACGGTGGACACGGGCGAGATGTTGGTCAACGCGCCGGTCCAAGGCGGTGCGTTCCCGGACCTCCGCGAGTCGGCCGCCGAACGGGCCTACGGAACCGACCTCGACGTGTTCCCCGTCGGTGCGGTGGTCCCGCTGTTGAACAACTACCGATACGCCGACATCGTGGACGTGGTGACGGCGGCGAAACGCGGCCTCGGCGCGGACGCCCCCGTCCACCTGTTCGGTGCGGGCCACCCGATGATGTTCGCACTCGCCGTCGCGATGGGGTGTGACCTGTTCGACTCCGCCGCTTACGCGCTGTACGCCCGGGACGACCGCTACCTGACCGTCCGGGGGACCGAACACCTCGAGGACCTCGACTATCTCCCCTGTTCGTGTCCGGTCTGTGCCACCACCACGCCCTCGGAGTTGGAGGCCGAACCCGCCGACGAGCGCGAACGACTGCTCGCGGAACACAACCTCCACGTCACCTACGAGGAGATGCGAACCATCAAGCAGGCGATTCGGCGGGGGAACCTGCTGGAACTCGTCGAGACGCGCGCCCGGGGGCACCCGGCGATGCTCGACGGCTACCGCGCGCTGACCGGCCACGCCGCACAACTCGAACGGACCGACCCCGCCTCGAAGGACGCCTTCTTCTACCTCTCAAGCGAGAGCGCGGCCCGGCCCGAGGTCCTGCGGCACCACGACCGCCTCTCGCGACTGGACGCCACAGGCGACATCCTCCTCAGCGAGGGGGACACGAACGAGGCGTACGACGAGACGTGGCGGCTCCGGCCCCCCTTCGGCCCGTACCCGCGGGAACTCTCGGAGGTGTACCCGCTCAACGCGGAACTCCCCGACCGACTCGACGGCCCGGCCTACGAGGCCGCCGCCGCCGGCGTCCGTCGGTTGGTCGAGGCGAACCCGGACGCGACGTTCACGGTCGCCCACTGGGACTGGCCCGAGCAGGCACTCGCGGCCCTCCCCGGCTCGGTCGACACCCACCAACTCGGCGTGGACGACACGGATTGGCACGGAGGGACCGAATGA
- a CDS encoding type II toxin-antitoxin system VapC family toxin → MTVLVDTGVLYAEYDRSATRHDAAADAMETVYDGELGQPFTSDYIYDEVVTLTQRRTGSFEVAKTLGERLRGVGSFPDVYSLLYVTPAVFGSAVETFEQFDDQGLSFTDAATVALADRHDIDTILAFDDGFDGIADRTDPAML, encoded by the coding sequence ATGACGGTTCTCGTGGATACGGGCGTTCTCTACGCGGAGTACGACCGGTCGGCGACCCGTCACGACGCGGCAGCGGACGCGATGGAGACGGTGTACGACGGCGAACTCGGGCAACCGTTCACGAGCGACTACATCTACGACGAAGTCGTGACGCTGACCCAGCGCAGAACGGGGTCGTTCGAGGTGGCGAAGACGCTCGGGGAACGACTCCGTGGCGTCGGTAGCTTTCCGGACGTGTACTCTCTGCTGTACGTAACACCGGCCGTCTTTGGGTCGGCTGTCGAGACCTTCGAACAGTTCGACGACCAAGGACTGAGTTTCACCGACGCGGCTACCGTCGCGCTGGCGGACAGACACGACATCGACACGATACTCGCGTTCGACGACGGCTTCGACGGTATCGCCGACCGTACCGACCCCGCGATGCTGTAG
- a CDS encoding NUDIX hydrolase has translation MTDDSGADLAWETLYGETAYMCPGFDIQREQVRLPDGTETDFDYLSESASVVVLPFTADGEVVVIEEWRQAVKRVNRGLPAGGVEGEDVDLEATAVRELEEETGYTTDSVEHLTTVEPANGISDAVFHYFVARDCEPAGEQSLDFNESIRVETTTLDALREGIRDGDVRDGRTAMGVLYYDAFA, from the coding sequence ATGACCGACGACTCCGGGGCCGACCTCGCGTGGGAGACGCTGTACGGCGAGACGGCCTACATGTGTCCGGGCTTCGACATCCAGCGCGAGCAAGTCCGACTGCCCGACGGGACGGAGACCGACTTCGACTACCTCTCCGAGAGCGCGAGCGTGGTCGTCCTCCCGTTCACCGCCGACGGCGAGGTGGTGGTCATCGAGGAGTGGCGACAGGCGGTCAAGCGGGTCAACCGCGGCCTCCCTGCGGGCGGCGTCGAGGGCGAGGATGTCGACCTCGAAGCCACCGCAGTGCGGGAACTCGAAGAGGAGACGGGCTACACCACCGACTCGGTCGAGCACTTGACCACCGTCGAACCGGCGAACGGCATCAGCGACGCCGTCTTCCACTACTTCGTCGCCCGCGACTGTGAACCGGCGGGCGAACAGAGCCTCGACTTCAACGAGTCCATCCGCGTCGAGACGACCACCCTCGACGCCCTCCGGGAGGGTATCCGCGACGGCGACGTGCGCGACGGCCGGACGGCGATGGGCGTCCTCTACTACGACGCGTTCGCCTGA
- a CDS encoding cupin domain-containing protein, with protein MGYHVIDPDDLSASPDHPCDRRGIADAAELAQLAAAVYTLAPGEQLSTTYHYHERREELFYVAAGELHVETPAETYVVDPGEVFVSEPESPIRPHAPTDADGPTRVLGVGAPKHDIGRAYDPDEA; from the coding sequence ATGGGCTATCACGTCATCGACCCCGACGACCTGTCCGCGTCGCCCGACCACCCCTGTGACCGCCGGGGTATCGCAGACGCCGCGGAACTGGCACAGCTCGCGGCCGCAGTGTACACCCTCGCTCCCGGCGAGCAACTGTCGACGACCTACCACTACCACGAACGCCGGGAGGAACTGTTCTACGTCGCCGCCGGCGAACTCCACGTCGAGACGCCCGCGGAGACGTACGTCGTCGACCCCGGCGAGGTGTTCGTCTCGGAACCGGAGAGTCCCATCCGGCCCCACGCGCCGACCGACGCCGACGGCCCGACCCGGGTCCTCGGCGTCGGCGCGCCGAAACACGATATCGGGCGGGCTTACGACCCCGACGAGGCCTGA